From Xylocopa sonorina isolate GNS202 chromosome 2, iyXylSono1_principal, whole genome shotgun sequence, a single genomic window includes:
- the Gw gene encoding trinucleotide repeat containing adaptor protein gawky isoform X6, whose translation MFPHNSSSHEISTETNAFVQNSMENVVVLGKNSPKGVGKGRESENDRYCDIEFINNNMMVKPISHLENTAANDFLTVLSNQTGKFILTSRSSTCQSVASSTTKHPIKNNLLTYDNKKNNINNNNNNINSNNNSNNNNNINNNNNNNPKLNGRSNRAEHNHQDDRKTAVNTTTKRKQPGLSGNNKPGSTGNNSKSISKTLSDNKTSFSVLNIRVLSISVNLRLTGDKCAIDEGVPSLVKIPKSDRPSSGHFSLDSLDNYSLLGSCLHPGKYNNIKSNSSLLSNNNDNYKSVILLSSTSNHYFLRVEMDGGAIAMRLRTRLNPFKFLTNSSFGGLSFRRRFHFESQDHYFRITKMILLNVLIIRTKHSSIEFNFNMPNNLMKYSASEMQNLMILLHAMVLRKLNSKMLTCMRNLTQNMNYVFLLKIFRGMYSELLKKEHLNAWLLIRTSDMLILNLKKKTVEMLSWVINGISDVATITVGALSFQDNVKSNEPSGTYFARYRYSGLHMRLGPEFVKSLSKSTIGDRFRVKGENQDEFALYIPTMTTCKPTMTLTRQSASRIIGVPGSRPNYFEILWPDQMHTPHKFYDSLPNCLMDYHDNSLPEGEGKENALKCFRSFNEQITCRNIDENIRYNVLERINSQTAIYLNGDHYTRTRVFCLCGFEKNYCQNSHESIERNISINTSCSNLLKRTKLKYQADTGVINEKTSEYPCALYQVQKTLYKVHQIIGFNAENIFTQSLMNIKQFTLTSSTFQTAQFIDSESLNVMKMDVVVDVCNCNQCKKCQTTLRLKDEQSSEANPITSASSKESFSKNKSISGLARKQEINNIHGTNRTYLLDYARNLIAATIGSSKDVLQAHKNDLKRVLSLLFGPHCDLDEFNLEYKKRWGIPSILKLAGGGETSLNSGGSTNWGSTQTSATSNNNNNQSGWGGSSGNPSGNSGAPGNWSGNSVNRSVTGNPNANQNQGPPGGQNVPGNVNKVNNPNQQSNQQSGPPTSQSSGTSQGGQNTNQWSQGKSNNPGGSIQNSSLQNNNNSTQQQQQQQQQQQQSNPSSNNNQPNNQTQGSVNSSNTPASNNPSTKQQLEQLNTVREALFSQDGWGCQNVNQDTNWDVPNSPEPSMSKDGLPVWKTPVNNGTDLWEANLRNGGQPPPQQQAKTPWGHTPATNIGGTWGEDDEAADSSNMWTGASTSSQANSAAGQWATAAGNQTGSNWGDPRIDHRDPRDLRSVDPREMRDPRDHRMSLDPREHMRVMDPMARDPRMTDMRGDPRGISGRLNGANADAMWGQPPGPPHHQMGHQHPSGPPAKMLNPSNINQWTAPPPKDIMPGKPSGWEEPSPPTQRRNVPNYDDGTSLWGNPTPNQRTIPGSKVSHWKDLPTPNLGRAAGMQCPPGMPQNRMPGQPGMKPDVSGPMWGHPGAPGGRNGSWAEGPHDAGSWEDPKTPSTWNEAQINPGTWGGPSAHKPKPMGPAGSWGDTDMDSTPGWGHPMKPTLTKEVIWNSREFRYLCDMGFKKEDVELALRNREMNREEALELLSQVRPLDQWRRHEAHSTYDPTNQPATASAYPRFNHVGQQMSFPQLQGTGVPSGNATGSVGGSVASASLLKLQQQQQQTAVPLQQQQSSSNAPQPPFNQASRAPQNPPSAQQLRLLVQQIQLAVQEGYLNHQILNQPLAPQTLILLNQLLQQIKVLQQLHQQHTVQSAVKGNGQSVLQISVQITKTKQQIANLQNQIAVQQATYMKQQQQQQQQQQQQQHPVPPSQSSEYYKNSVHDPMSALQNSFTDLTMNKEPPVSQQQSRLNQWKLPSLDKDGELVSNEFSRAPGTTSKPAATPAGLTRSHSSPNMNPLLGQGDGTWSTRLGESGWPDAGNTDSTDGKDWQPSGAAAGAAAFTDLVPEFEPGKPWKMKSIEDDPSITPGSIVRSPLSLATIKDPDTIFSSSSKTSPPPQQPTNLDTSIPSLSNSTWTFNPPATTPNVFTSSKNTWGESAPPPTAVTSELWGAPMSKVRGPPPGLASKVTGNTSNGWAGFGTVGRSSSWGFQSSTNAAWVSTWLLLKNLTPQIDGSTLKTLCMQHGPVQDFRLYLNHGIALTKYSSRDEAIKAQGALNNCVLGNTTIFAESPADTDVVHSLLQQLSHGGQQQAGTTTGAGWGMRPSNKTGLPPDTWGGSSSQLWGAPPSSNSLWSNAGIDSNDQQRATPSSLNSYLPGDLLGGESM comes from the exons ATGTTTCCACACAATTCTAGTTCACATGAGATTTCTACAGAAACAAATGCCTTCGTACAAAATTCCATG GAGAATGTAGTAGTATTAGGGAAAAACAGTCCGAAAGGGGTTGGGAAGGGAAGAGAATCAGAGAATGATAGGTACTGTGATATCGAGTTCATAAACAACAACATGATGGTCAAACCTATTAGCCATCTCGAAAATACCGCCGCCAATGACTTTTTAACCGTCCTGTCGAACCAAACtg GCAAGTTTATCTTGACCAGTCGAAGCTCGACCTGCCAGTCAGTGGCGTCGTCAACCACAAAACACCCAATAAAAAATAATCTTCTAACGTacgataataaaaaaaataatattaataataataataacaatattaatagtaataataatagtaataataataataatattaataataataataataataatcctaAATTAAATGGTCGCTCAAATCGAGCGGAACATAATCATCAAGACGATCGAAAAACAGCAGTTAATACAACAACAAAAAGAAAACAACCGGGCTTGTCCGGCAATAACAAACCGGGCAGCACCGGCAATAACTCTAAGTCTATATCTAAGACATTAAGTGATAATAAGACTAGCTTTAGCGTACTAAACATTAGGGTACTAAGTATAAGCGTAAATCTACGATTAACAGGAGATAAGTGTGCAATCGATGAAGGGGTACCTAGCCTAGTTAAGATACCCAAGTCTGATCGCCCCTCATCAGGCCACTTTTCTCTCGACTCTCTTGACAATTACTCCTTACTAGGATCCTGCCTTCATCCGGGTAAATACAATAATATTAAGTCTAATTCTAGCCTCCTAAGTAATAATAACGATAACTACAAGTCTGTGATATTGCTCAGCTCAACCAGTAACCATTATTTCCTCCGCGTTGAAATGGACGGTGGTGCGATTGCAATGAGACTAAGAACCCGTTTGAATCCATTCAAATTCTTGACGAACTCTTCTTTCGGCGGTTTATCGTTCCGAAGACGATTTCATTTCGAATCGCAGGATCACTACTTTAGAATTACGAAGATGATCTTATTAAACGTTCTAATTATTCGAACCAAACATTCTTCGATTGAATTCAATTTTAATATGCCAAATAATTTGATGAAATATTCAGCGTCGGAAATGCAAAATTTGATGATCTTGTTACACGCAATGGTTTTAAGAAAGTTAAACAGTAAAATGTTAACCTGTATGAGAAATCTTACACAAAATATGAACTATGTGTTCCTGTTAAAAATCTTTAGAGGAATGTATTCAGAGCTTCTGAAAAAAGAACATCTAAACGCTTGGTTATTGATAAGAACCTCAGATATGTTAATTCTGAACTTAAAGAAAAAGACGGTGGAGATGTTGTCCTGGGTAATTAATGGTATTAGTGACGTGGCAACAATTACTGTTGGTGCTCTTTCATTTCAGGATAATGTTAAGTCTAACGAGCCTTCGGGCACTTACTTCGCGCGCTATAGGTACTCGGGGTTACATATGCGTCTTGGCCCTGAGTTTGTTAAGTCTCTTTCTAAGTCTACTATAGGGGATAGATTTAGGGTTAAGGGGGAGAACCAAGACGAGTTCGCTCTCTACATTCCTACTATGACTACCTGCAAGCCTACGATGACGCTTACACGCCAATCTGCATCCCGAATAATCGGTGTACCTGGATCTCGGCCGAACTACTTCGAGATATTATGGCCCGACCAAATGCACACTCCTCACAAATTTTATGACAGTTTGCCAAACTGTTTAATGGACTATCACGATAATTCTCTTCCAGAAGGAGAAGGCAAAGAGAATGCTTTGAAATGTTTCCGTTCTTTTAACGAACAAATCACATGCCGAAACATTGATGAAAATATTAGGTATAATGTACTGGAAAGGATCAATTCTCAAACTGCTATCTACTTGAATGGCGATCATTATACTCGAACAAGAGTATTTTGCTTATGCGGTTTTGAGAAAAACTATTGCCAAAATTCGCACGAGTCAATAGAAAGAAATATTTCTATTAATACATCGTGCTCTAATTTACTTAAACGAACGAAGCTGAAGTATCAAGCTGATACTGGTGTAATAAATGAGAAAACTTCAGAATATCCTTGTGCTTTATATCAAGTTCAAAAGACATTATACAAAGTACATCAAATTATCGGATTTAATGCTGAGAACATTTTCACACAAAGTCTGATGAATATCAAGCAATTCACCCTAACCAGTTCGACGTTTCAAACTGCCCAGTTTATTGACAGTGAGAGTTTAAATGTAATGAAGATGGATGTCGTAGTAGACGTATGTAATTGCAATCAGTGTAAAAAATGTCAAACTACTCTTCGTTTAAAGGATGAACAAAGCTCTGAAGCAAATCCCATCACTTCTGCTTCATCAAAAGAAAGTTTCTCCAAGAACAAATCAATTTCTGGTCTCGCAAGAAAACAAGAAATTAACAATATACATGGCACGAATCGAACTTATCTGCTAGATTATGCAAGGAACCTCATAGCAGCGACTATTGGAAGCTCTAAAGATGTCTTACAGGCTCACAAGAATGATCTTAAACGCGTGTTATCGCTCCTCTTTGGACCACATTGTGATCTTGATGAGTTCAATTTGGAGTATAAAAAAAGGTGGGGAATTCCTAGTATTCTTAAATTGGCCGGCGGAGGTGAAACTTCATTGAACAGTGGTGGATCTACAAATTGGGGCTCTACGCAAACGAGCGCAACAAGTAATAACAACAATAATCAATCAGGATGGGGAGGAAGCTCGGGAAATCCTTCTGGAAATAGTGGAGCACCTGGAAATTGGTCTGGAAACAGTGTAAATAGGTCCGTTACTGGTAATCCAAATGCAAATCAAAATCAAGGACCTCCTGGTGGGCAAAATGTTCCAG GTAATGTGAACAAGGTGAACAATCCAAATCAACAATCAAATCAACAATCTGGTCCACCAACTTCCCAATCAAGTGGAACAAGTCAAGGTGGTCAAAACACTAACCAGTGGTCACAAGGGAAGTCTAATAATCCTGGAGGATCCATCCAGAATtcttctcttcaaaataataataattcaacccaacaacaacaacaacagcagcagcaacagcaacagtcaAACCCCAGTAGCAATAACAATCAACCGAATAATCAGACTCAGGGATCTGTTAACAGTAGTAATACACCAGCGAGCAATAACCCTTCAACAAAACAACAATTAGAGCAGTTGAATACAGTGAGGGAAGCACTTTTTAGTCAGGATGGTTGGGGATGT CAGAATGTGAATCAGGACACAAACTGGGATGTCCCAAATTCTCCAGAACCTAGTATGTCCAAAGATGGACTTCCAGTGTGGAAAACACCAGTAAACAATGGTACCGATTTGTGGGAAGCCAATCTCAGAAATGGTGGTCAACCTCCACCTCAACAACAAGCTAAAACACCTTGGGGTCATACCCCAGCAACAAACATTGGTGGAACCTGGGGTGAAGATGATGAGGCAGCTGATTCATCAAATATGTGGACTGGTGCTTCCACATCTTCTCAAGCAAACTCTGCCGCTGGACAATGGGCAACTGCAGCCGGTAATCAAACCG GATCTAACTGGGGTGATCCAAGAATCGACCATCGAGATCCTCGTGATCTTCGTTCAGTTGATCCTAGAGAGATGCGAGATCCCCGTGATCATAGAATGTCTTTGGATCCTCGAGAACATATGCGCGTAATGGATCCAATGGCTCGAGATCCTAGAATGACAGATATGCGCGGAGATCCACGTGGGATTTCTGGTAGATTAAATGGTGCCAATGCAGATGCAATGTGGGGACAGCCGCCAGGTCCACCACATCATCAAATGGGACATCAACATCCTTCAGGACCTCCAGCAAAAATGTTAAATCCTTCTAATATAAATCAGTGGACAGCGCCGCCACCAAAGGATATAATGCCAGGGAAACCTTCAGGTTGGGAAGAGCCATCTCCACCAACACAAAGAAGAAACGTTCCAAACTATGATGATGGCACCAGTTTATGGGGAAATCCTACTCCTAACCAGAGGACCATACCCGGCAGTAAAGTTTCTCATTGGAAAGATCTTCCAACACCGAATTTAGGAAGAGCAGCAG GAATGCAATGCCCTCCCGGCATGCCACAGAACAGAATGCCAGGTCAACCTGGAATGAAACCAGATGTTAGTGGACCAATGTGGGGGCACCCTGGTGCTCCTGGTGGACGAAACGGTAGTTGGGCGGAAGGACCACATGACGCAGGTTCATGGGAAGACCCAAAAACACCAAGTACTTGGAACGAAGCTCAGATAAATCCTGGAACTTGGGGTGGACCTAGTGCGCACAAACCTAAACCAATGGGACCCGCTGGAAGCTGGGGTGATACTGATATGGATTCTACCCCTGGTTGGGGCCATCCTATGAAACCAACACTTACAAAAGAAGTTATATGGAACAGTAGAGAATTTCGGTACCTTTGTGACATGGGTTTTAAA AAAGAAGATGTTGAATTAGCGTTGAGAAATCGCGAAATGAATAGagaggaggcattggaactacTGAGTCAAGTGCGGCCTTTAGATCAATGGAGAAGACACGAGGCACACTCCACTTATGATCCAACGAATCAACCCGCAACTGCGTCAGCATATCCAAGATTTAATCACGTCGGACAGCAAATGTCTTTTCCTCAG TTACAGGGTACTGGAGTGCCAAGTGGAAATGCAACTGGCAGTGTAGGAGGATCAGTTGCCAGTGCAAGTTTATTGAAGttacaacaacagcagcaacaaacTGCAGTTCCATTGCAGCAACAACAATCTAGCAGCAATGCGCCACAACCACCTTTCAATCAG GCTTCCAGAGCTCCTCAGAATCCACCTAGTGCTCAACAACTACGTTTGTTAGTACAACAGATTCAGCTAGCCGTCCAGGAAGGTTACTTAAACCATCAAATTTTAAATCAACCACTTGCACCTCAAACTCTAATACTCTTGAATCAATTATTACAACAAATCAAAGTTCTACAGCAGCTTCATCAACAACATACAGTGCAAAGTGCAGTGAAGGGTAATGGCCAATCTGTTCTTCAGATCAGTGTACAAATTACGAAAACAAAGCAGCAAATTGCAAATCTTCAAAATCAAATTGCCGTGCAACAAGCTACTTATATgaagcaacagcaacaacagcagcagcagcagcagcagcaacaacatccTGTGCCACCATCTCAAAGTTCAGAATATTATAAGAACTCCGTACATGATCCTATGTCAGCTTTACAAAATAGCTTTACTGACTTAACAATGAACAAGGAACCTCCTGTT AGTCAGCAACAGTCAAGACTAAACCAATGGAAGTTACCTTCTTTGGACAAGGACGGAGAGTTAGTTTCGAACGAGTTCTCAAGAGCACCAGGAACAACCAGTAAGCCAGCAGCTACACCGGCTGGTTTAACGCGATCACACAGTAGTCCTAACATGAATCCTTTGTTGGGTCAAGGAGATGGAACATGGTCCACCAGACTTGGAGAGAGTGGATGGCCAGACGCAGGTAACACCGATTCAACTGACGGAAAGGATTGGCAGCCAAGTGGTGCAGCTGCTGGTGCTGCTGCTTTCACCGATCTTGTACCTGAATTTGAGCCTGGCAAGCCATGGAAG ATGAAGAGCATCGAGGATGATCCAAGTATTACTCCGGGTTCTATCGTCCGTTCACCACTTTCTTTAGCAACGATCAAAGATCCAGATACTATTTTCTCTTCAAGTAGTAAGACTTCACCGCCACCGCAACAACCTACCAATCTCGATACATCCATACCAAGTTTAAGTAATTCTACATGGACATTCAATCCACCTGCCACTACTCCAAACGTATTCACGAG TTCGAAGAATACTTGGGGCGAATCTGCACCACCTCCGACTGCGGTTACTTCGGAGCTCTGGGGAGCACCAATGAGTAAGGTTCGTGGTCCTCCCCCAGGCTTAGCTAGTAAAGTCACGGGAAATACGAGCAATGGCTGGGCAGGTTTTGGCACTGTCGGCAGATCCAGTTCATGGGGCTTCCAATCAAGCACAAATGCTGCCTGGGTTTCTACCTGGTTACTACTTAAGAATCTGACGCCTCAGATCGATGGTTCTACTTTGAAAACTCTCTGCATGCAACACGGTCCTGTTCAAGACTTCCGATTATACCTTAATCATGGAATTGCTTTAACCAAATATTCGTCAAGAGATGAGGCTATTAAG GCACAAGGTGCTCTGAACAATTGCGTCCTGGGCAACACAACAATTTTCGCAGAATCGCCAGCTGATACTGATGTAGTACATAGCTTGTTGCAACAACTTAGTCATGGAGGTCAACAGCAAGCAGGAACGACAACAGGGGCAGGCTGGGGCATGCGACCATCAAACAAAACTGGTCTACCACCGGACACTTGGGGCGGTAGTTCCAGTCAACTATGGGGTGCACCACCAAGCAGCAATTCCCTTTGGAGCAACGCTGGTATCGACAGCAACGATCAACAACGTGCTACGCCTAGTTCTCTGAACTCGTACTTACCCGGAGATCTTCTGGGAGGTGAGTCGATGTAG